The following are encoded in a window of Telmatobacter sp. DSM 110680 genomic DNA:
- a CDS encoding ABC transporter permease, with product MAFPSIENTAKNIVGTVQDYSLFAWRGATNLFRPPIYWPDFLVQSDVIGFGSASIVLLSGFFTGGVLALQSAATLSQFGATAVTGRFVSTSMIRELGPVLTGIMVSGRNASSMASELGSMVVTEQIDAMRALGVDPMRKLVTPRIFACVTMLFFLTIVANFFGILGGAAVTVFMNHQNGTQYFSMAYEYLRIGDIMQGLIKPLFSGFIIASIGCFYGLRTSGGTEGVGRSTIKAVVVSSVLIIFVDFLLTQIMLTIFG from the coding sequence ATGGCATTTCCTTCAATCGAGAATACCGCCAAGAACATAGTGGGAACGGTGCAGGACTATTCGCTGTTCGCCTGGCGAGGCGCCACGAATCTCTTTCGCCCGCCGATCTATTGGCCTGATTTCCTCGTGCAGTCTGATGTCATCGGGTTTGGTTCCGCCTCGATTGTACTGCTCTCCGGCTTTTTTACCGGCGGCGTGCTGGCCCTGCAGTCTGCAGCTACATTGTCGCAGTTTGGGGCTACTGCCGTCACCGGACGCTTCGTCAGCACCTCCATGATTCGTGAACTCGGTCCCGTCCTCACCGGCATCATGGTCTCCGGACGCAACGCCTCCTCCATGGCCAGTGAACTCGGATCCATGGTAGTCACCGAGCAGATTGACGCCATGCGGGCACTCGGCGTAGATCCCATGCGCAAGCTCGTCACTCCTCGTATCTTTGCCTGCGTCACCATGCTCTTCTTCCTCACCATCGTTGCCAATTTCTTTGGCATCCTCGGTGGCGCTGCCGTCACCGTCTTCATGAACCACCAGAATGGGACCCAGTACTTCTCCATGGCCTATGAGTACCTCCGCATTGGCGACATCATGCAGGGTCTCATCAAGCCGCTCTTCTCCGGATTCATCATCGCCAGCATCGGCTGCTTCTACGGTCTTCGCACCAGCGGTGGAACCGAGGGCGTCGGTCGCTCCACCATCAAGGCCGTAGTCGTATCGTCAGTGCTCATCATCTTCGTGGACTTCCTCCTAACCCAGATCATGCTGACCATCTTTGGCTGA
- a CDS encoding acyl-CoA dehydrogenase family protein: MGFKFQGVDFLHLDASFSEDELLVRRTARDFVEDNLIPIIEECFRTERFPRELVPTMGELGFFGANLEGYGCAGMSNVEYGLVMQELERGDSGFRSFVSVQSALCMYPIYTFGSDEQKNTWLPAMATGEKLGCFGLTEPGFGSNPGGMTTTARKSGDEYILNGEKMWITSGNIADVAIVWAKVEDKDHRVRGFLVETDRPGFRAFEVHGKWSLRASITSGLSLQDVHVPATNLLPGTGGLKSPLMCLNQARYGISWGAIGAAMSCYDTALQYAKTRKQFHNQPIASHQIIQDKLVWMISEISKAQLLSLQVGRLKDKGTVGHQHISMAKRNNVWMALECARISRDILGANGITEDYPIMRHMMNLESVKTYEGTHDIHALILGQHITGISAY; encoded by the coding sequence ATGGGTTTTAAATTTCAGGGTGTTGACTTTCTTCATCTCGATGCCAGTTTTAGCGAGGACGAACTTCTCGTTCGCAGGACCGCTCGCGACTTCGTCGAGGACAACCTCATTCCGATTATCGAGGAGTGCTTCCGGACTGAGCGCTTCCCGCGCGAACTCGTCCCGACCATGGGCGAACTGGGTTTCTTTGGCGCCAACCTTGAGGGATACGGCTGCGCCGGCATGTCCAACGTGGAATACGGCCTTGTGATGCAGGAACTCGAGCGCGGCGACTCCGGCTTCCGCAGTTTCGTCAGCGTGCAATCCGCGCTTTGCATGTATCCCATCTACACCTTCGGCTCCGACGAGCAGAAAAATACCTGGCTGCCGGCCATGGCGACGGGCGAAAAACTTGGATGCTTTGGCTTGACCGAACCCGGCTTTGGGTCCAATCCGGGAGGCATGACCACCACTGCCCGCAAGTCTGGCGACGAATACATTCTCAATGGCGAAAAAATGTGGATCACCTCCGGCAACATCGCCGACGTGGCCATCGTCTGGGCCAAGGTTGAAGACAAAGACCATCGCGTCCGCGGATTTCTGGTGGAGACGGACCGTCCCGGTTTTCGTGCATTTGAAGTCCACGGAAAATGGAGTCTGCGCGCCTCAATTACCAGCGGACTATCGCTGCAAGACGTTCACGTTCCCGCCACAAATCTTTTGCCCGGCACCGGCGGCCTGAAGAGTCCGTTGATGTGCCTGAACCAGGCCCGCTATGGAATCAGCTGGGGAGCTATCGGTGCGGCCATGTCCTGTTACGACACCGCACTGCAGTATGCAAAGACCAGGAAGCAGTTCCACAACCAGCCCATCGCCAGTCACCAGATCATCCAGGACAAGCTCGTCTGGATGATCAGTGAAATCTCCAAGGCACAACTGCTTTCGCTCCAGGTCGGCCGCCTGAAAGACAAAGGCACAGTTGGCCATCAGCACATCTCCATGGCAAAGCGAAACAATGTGTGGATGGCTCTCGAATGCGCTCGAATCTCCCGCGACATACTGGGGGCGAACGGGATCACAGAAGACTATCCCATCATGCGTCACATGATGAATCTGGAATCCGTGAAAACCTATGAGGGAACCCACGACATCCACGCGCTGATTCTTGGTCAGCACATCACTGGAATCTCTGCTTACTAG
- a CDS encoding LamG-like jellyroll fold domain-containing protein: MDSTRRWRALCAALCFVIALPLVAQDFNLTVGKHEVLQSKILGEKRDILISVPHQTKPNMPLLVVLDGEWTFTKVAVIVDHLVSNGRLPPMVVAGIVNTDRGRDFTPSFNGGEFTHGPADQFLSFIADELIPQLAAEYPIGKYHILAGHSNGGMFSLYAFIRRPDLFQANIALSPSFGLDDRFVALLGRAIANPASSPRFVFLGAGGDEEADIAVGAMRFAKTFEMSANANLDYRYEVFPSETHGSVGLRAYYRGLELLGGPDPHLSYGPARYLSEAQRRRHAWVRRFGSTFDDDVLPRYSVALPMQDALATHERDDLIAAWQRLRTEYSDDFRFDPVERQNLLASLEARGRKEDVARLRALPGFAGPNVTGNNYGSDVDLKTGLVADLPLHGSAVDLCHPASAAVIHGAELAPDRRGRENMAYRFSGDGASIEIPKNSDYDNAGSTSVTAWVRPHKPASYTAWVSQVGPRWGSQWRLGFGPNPASQWGATIFGTRWTDYWVDGDGLPVDKWSHTAAVFDQTLGELHLYVNGHEVQTVHDLGSWGSSSGPILIGAQRDDGLFFNGDVSEVRIYRRSLNSAEVGAISRLEDAPSTAAVASEFKGTCDVSPAQ, from the coding sequence ATGGACTCAACGCGCCGCTGGCGGGCACTTTGCGCCGCTCTATGCTTCGTCATTGCCCTGCCACTTGTAGCACAGGACTTCAACCTGACAGTCGGCAAACATGAGGTCCTGCAATCGAAGATCCTCGGTGAAAAGCGCGACATCCTCATCTCTGTTCCCCATCAGACAAAGCCCAATATGCCGCTGCTTGTCGTGCTTGACGGCGAATGGACGTTCACCAAGGTAGCCGTCATTGTCGACCATCTCGTTTCCAACGGGCGCCTTCCGCCAATGGTCGTGGCAGGAATTGTAAACACCGATCGCGGACGCGACTTCACGCCCAGCTTCAACGGCGGAGAATTTACCCATGGTCCAGCGGACCAATTTCTTTCCTTCATCGCCGACGAATTGATCCCCCAGCTTGCCGCGGAGTACCCCATTGGGAAATACCACATTCTTGCGGGCCACTCGAATGGCGGCATGTTCTCGCTGTATGCATTCATCCGCCGGCCTGACTTGTTCCAGGCGAACATCGCGCTGAGCCCGAGCTTTGGTCTCGATGATCGCTTTGTCGCGCTGCTCGGACGTGCCATCGCCAATCCGGCATCTTCGCCGCGCTTTGTCTTTCTGGGCGCCGGCGGCGATGAAGAAGCCGATATTGCTGTGGGCGCGATGCGCTTTGCAAAGACCTTTGAGATGAGCGCAAACGCCAATCTGGACTATCGCTACGAAGTTTTTCCAAGCGAGACTCACGGCTCGGTGGGCTTGCGCGCCTACTATCGCGGACTAGAACTCCTGGGTGGACCCGATCCTCACCTTTCCTACGGCCCCGCTCGCTACTTGAGCGAGGCGCAGCGCCGCCGTCACGCATGGGTGAGACGTTTTGGCTCGACGTTTGACGATGATGTGCTTCCGCGATACTCTGTGGCACTTCCGATGCAGGACGCGCTCGCAACGCATGAGCGCGACGATCTGATCGCGGCATGGCAGCGACTGCGAACGGAGTATTCCGACGACTTCCGCTTTGATCCCGTGGAACGTCAGAACCTGCTCGCGTCTCTCGAGGCCCGTGGCCGTAAGGAGGACGTGGCTCGGCTCCGCGCTCTTCCGGGCTTCGCTGGACCGAACGTGACGGGCAATAATTACGGGTCCGACGTGGACCTCAAGACCGGGCTGGTTGCCGATTTACCTCTCCACGGATCTGCCGTCGACCTGTGCCACCCAGCCTCAGCGGCTGTGATTCATGGAGCGGAGCTGGCTCCAGACCGTCGCGGGCGCGAGAACATGGCTTATCGATTCAGCGGAGACGGCGCATCCATCGAGATACCGAAGAACTCCGATTATGACAATGCGGGTTCAACCTCTGTGACCGCGTGGGTGCGGCCGCACAAACCCGCTTCTTATACAGCATGGGTTTCGCAGGTTGGACCAAGATGGGGTTCACAGTGGCGCCTTGGTTTCGGTCCGAACCCAGCCTCGCAGTGGGGCGCAACAATCTTCGGCACGCGCTGGACTGACTACTGGGTCGATGGCGACGGGCTTCCCGTCGACAAGTGGTCGCACACCGCAGCCGTCTTTGACCAGACGCTCGGAGAGTTGCACCTTTATGTCAACGGGCACGAAGTCCAGACTGTTCACGACCTCGGATCCTGGGGTTCAAGCTCTGGACCAATTCTTATCGGTGCGCAACGGGATGACGGCCTCTTCTTTAACGGCGATGTAAGTGAGGTGCGTATCTACCGGCGTTCGCTCAATAGCGCGGAGGTCGGCGCCATCAGCAGGCTTGAAGATGCCCCTTCTACAGCAGCGGTGGCCAGCGAGTTCAAAGGAACCTGCGACGTCTCCCCAGCCCAATAG
- a CDS encoding DNA topoisomerase IB has translation MSSTSEIILDPIESSRLAGLRYVSDSKPGITRKRRGKNFQYFDPDGKPIRNKEELARIKSLVIPPAWTNVWICPRANGHLQATGRDARGRKQSRYHPRWREVRDENKYERMKLFGETLPVIRERVEKDLARPGLPREKILATIVRLLETTFIRVGNAEYAKENHSYGLTTMRNKHVDVEGATVRFKFQGKSGKRHSIDLNDRRLARIVKRCLDLPGYELFQYVDGDESLHAVDSSDVNEYLHNITKQQFTAKDFRTWAGTVLACLALREFEAFQSQTEAKRNIVQAIKNVAEKLGNTPAVCRKCYVHPAVLECYSAGELLKTLESVGRKASKRPHALRQEEVELMFLLDSRLKAAA, from the coding sequence ATGTCGTCTACATCCGAAATCATCCTTGATCCAATCGAATCCTCCCGCTTAGCCGGCCTTCGTTACGTCTCCGATTCGAAACCCGGCATCACCCGAAAACGCCGCGGCAAAAACTTCCAGTACTTCGACCCCGACGGAAAGCCAATTCGCAATAAAGAAGAACTGGCGCGCATCAAGTCCCTCGTCATCCCTCCTGCATGGACGAACGTATGGATTTGTCCCCGCGCCAACGGGCACCTGCAGGCAACAGGCCGCGATGCCCGTGGCCGTAAGCAGAGCCGCTATCATCCGCGCTGGCGCGAAGTGCGTGACGAAAATAAATACGAGCGCATGAAGCTCTTCGGCGAAACCCTGCCCGTCATTCGCGAACGCGTTGAAAAAGATCTCGCACGTCCCGGCCTGCCGCGCGAAAAAATACTCGCCACCATCGTCCGTCTTCTTGAAACGACGTTCATCCGGGTCGGCAACGCGGAGTACGCCAAAGAGAATCACTCTTACGGCCTCACCACCATGCGCAACAAGCACGTTGATGTAGAAGGCGCTACTGTGCGCTTCAAATTTCAAGGCAAGAGCGGCAAGCGTCATTCCATCGATCTGAATGATCGCCGACTCGCGAGAATCGTGAAGCGGTGCCTCGATCTACCTGGCTACGAGCTTTTTCAGTATGTCGATGGAGACGAATCTCTCCACGCCGTCGACTCATCCGACGTGAACGAATATCTCCACAACATTACCAAGCAGCAGTTCACTGCCAAGGATTTTCGTACGTGGGCCGGAACCGTCCTCGCCTGCCTCGCCCTTCGCGAATTTGAAGCCTTCCAGTCCCAGACGGAGGCCAAACGAAACATCGTGCAAGCCATCAAGAACGTCGCCGAAAAACTCGGCAACACTCCCGCCGTCTGCCGCAAGTGTTACGTCCATCCCGCTGTGCTCGAGTGCTACTCCGCCGGCGAACTACTTAAGACCCTTGAATCGGTGGGCAGGAAAGCCTCGAAGCGCCCGCACGCTCTCCGCCAGGAAGAGGTGGAACTAATGTTTCTGCTCGACTCCCGCCTCAAAGCCGCCGCTTGA
- a CDS encoding ATP-binding cassette domain-containing protein codes for MTNLVPAAIAESPSTKPSPVLEFRNVSLTFDNPILQHVSFSVAQDETRILLGPAGVGKSVLLKLANGLLRPDSGSIHLFGKEISQIPERELFAMRTRTGMVFQEGALFDSLTVRDNVGYQLIQEEVSDEEIDVRVREELRFVGLEQTFSLYPGSLSGGMKRRVAIARALIHNPDLLLYDSPTGGLDPVTSTTIIELIVKQRDAYHTPSVLVTHRLQDAFTMCSHRFEPAEDRMVPLPKGQTDLKTTFLMLAEGRLIFDGSLHELVSSQDPFVREFIE; via the coding sequence ATGACAAACCTCGTCCCCGCCGCCATTGCCGAAAGTCCCTCGACCAAGCCCAGCCCGGTGCTCGAGTTTCGCAACGTCTCCCTCACATTCGATAATCCCATCCTCCAGCACGTGAGCTTTTCCGTCGCGCAGGATGAAACCCGCATCCTTCTCGGACCCGCAGGCGTCGGCAAAAGTGTCCTGCTCAAACTCGCCAACGGATTGCTCCGACCCGACTCCGGATCTATCCACCTCTTCGGTAAGGAAATCTCGCAGATCCCCGAGCGCGAACTCTTTGCCATGCGCACGCGCACCGGCATGGTCTTTCAGGAAGGTGCACTCTTCGATTCCCTGACTGTGCGCGACAACGTCGGTTATCAACTAATTCAAGAAGAAGTCTCCGACGAAGAGATTGACGTCCGCGTTCGCGAGGAGCTTCGCTTCGTCGGGCTTGAGCAAACTTTCAGCCTCTATCCCGGAAGCCTTTCCGGCGGCATGAAGCGCCGTGTCGCCATCGCCCGCGCCCTTATTCACAATCCCGATCTGCTTCTCTACGACTCTCCAACCGGCGGCCTCGATCCCGTCACTTCCACCACCATCATCGAATTAATCGTCAAACAGCGCGACGCCTATCACACGCCGTCTGTACTCGTAACGCATCGCCTGCAAGATGCCTTCACCATGTGCAGCCACCGCTTCGAACCCGCAGAAGACCGCATGGTCCCGCTTCCCAAGGGCCAGACCGATTTGAAAACGACATTCCTCATGCTCGCCGAAGGTCGTCTAATCTTCGATGGTTCCCTGCACGAACTCGTCTCCAGTCAGGACCCCTTCGTCCGCGAGTTCATCGAGTAA
- a CDS encoding zinc dependent phospholipase C family protein: MKRRLSGIWALLAILFIALSPRADFAYSLLTHEQLIDLTWKDSIVPLLLSRYPNLTPAQLDQARAYAYGGCVIQDIGYYPFGDANFSNLTHYVRSGDFVVSLFRNAHDPNELAFAIGALSHYIGDSIGHAEATNVAVPIEFPKLRAKYGSSVSYAEGEHQHVQTEFAFDINEIAHHRIAPLRFMRHIGLAVSMRQLALAYYQTYGLSETFSGRRGVNVRGYRFAVHTFIPRIAYAVTLLHRRHEPPDPTSPDVIELEKEAAEVAQDNHWQQYRHKAGIGTYLLAGFLFILPKIGPLTLVAVKGPTEQTEADYAHSVAVSTTALRRILLRFTPEAARYRGPIPPLGSLTHPNDTSPQARDPRHPLPNRDLDTGRVVQPGGYSLTDSTYASLLHQLVRDPKQPIPPGIKEDIQKYYSDLDLPITTKKNPDQWKQVLADLTILATMPTSTSPEPFPTYGDNQGADQ, from the coding sequence ATGAAACGAAGGCTTTCCGGAATCTGGGCACTGCTGGCGATCCTCTTCATCGCCCTAAGTCCGCGTGCCGACTTCGCCTACTCTCTCCTAACCCACGAGCAGCTCATCGATCTCACATGGAAAGACTCCATCGTCCCCCTGCTGCTCAGCCGCTATCCCAACCTCACCCCGGCTCAGCTCGATCAGGCACGCGCCTACGCTTATGGGGGTTGCGTCATTCAGGACATTGGCTACTATCCTTTCGGCGACGCAAACTTCTCCAACCTCACTCACTATGTGCGCTCCGGGGACTTCGTCGTGAGCCTCTTTCGTAACGCGCACGATCCCAACGAACTGGCCTTCGCCATCGGCGCGCTTTCCCACTACATTGGCGACTCCATCGGTCACGCTGAAGCCACCAACGTCGCCGTCCCCATTGAGTTCCCCAAGCTTCGTGCGAAATACGGCTCTTCCGTGAGTTACGCGGAAGGCGAACACCAGCACGTCCAGACGGAGTTCGCGTTTGACATCAATGAGATCGCACATCACCGCATTGCTCCCCTGCGCTTCATGCGCCATATCGGCCTCGCGGTCTCGATGCGCCAGCTTGCACTCGCCTACTACCAGACCTACGGACTTTCCGAAACCTTCTCCGGTCGCCGCGGCGTTAATGTGCGTGGATACCGTTTTGCCGTGCACACATTCATCCCGCGCATCGCTTATGCTGTCACCCTTCTGCATCGCCGCCACGAACCGCCCGACCCCACCTCGCCCGATGTCATCGAACTCGAGAAGGAAGCCGCCGAAGTCGCTCAGGACAACCACTGGCAGCAGTATCGCCATAAGGCCGGAATTGGAACCTACCTGCTCGCCGGATTCCTGTTCATCCTCCCCAAGATCGGTCCGCTTACGCTCGTCGCCGTCAAGGGTCCTACGGAACAGACCGAAGCGGATTACGCGCACAGCGTGGCCGTCTCCACCACCGCTTTGCGCCGCATCCTCCTGCGCTTCACTCCCGAGGCAGCGCGGTACAGAGGTCCGATTCCACCGCTCGGCAGTCTCACCCATCCCAACGACACGTCGCCCCAGGCTCGCGATCCCCGCCATCCCTTGCCCAATCGCGACCTCGACACCGGCCGCGTGGTTCAGCCGGGCGGCTACTCTCTCACCGACTCCACCTACGCCAGTCTTCTCCACCAGTTAGTGCGCGATCCCAAACAGCCGATTCCTCCCGGCATCAAGGAAGATATTCAGAAGTACTACTCTGACCTCGATCTCCCGATCACCACCAAAAAAAATCCCGACCAGTGGAAACAGGTCCTCGCCGACTTAACCATCCTGGCGACGATGCCCACCAGCACCTCTCCCGAGCCCTTCCCCACCTACGGCGACAATCAAGGTGCGGACCAATAG
- a CDS encoding CHASE3 domain-containing protein encodes MQTQLKRFSVFGGFLILLAILVGDAYVTKHQLDQQIETGLWLNHTRQVQLQIGEVESLLKDAETGQRGFLYTGSEQYLKPYNQAATQVDSDINELAKLTSDNHRQQAAIADLRILARQKLDELASTIALYRSGKQDEARKLVLSDAGLNTMNKIRAEIAGMGDEEASLGAVREAAYRKNIVLTKTCIYLTTTLAAFGLILLAYYIIREMELREQYTRDMHTRERWFRTTLTSIGDGVIATDQDGNVTFLNPVAEELTGVTTASANGRNILDIFPIFNETTMAPVDNPVAKVIAQGKAMGLANHTVLRKPDGTLTPIDDSAAPIRDDDGKLIGVVLVFRDISNDRKTERVLRNAEKLGAAARLSATVAHEINNPLEAAVNLVYIARLDPNAPSAVINQLTQAEQELERVAHITRQTLGFFRDNNAPGPIDLEALIASVFRLYANKFLTKRITLQRHFGKCPPIHGVQNEIKQVVSNLISNAADAVAIGGTIIVTLHCVEEGSRTTVHLTIEDDGPGVADENRERIFEPFFTTKQDVGTGLGLWVSREIVERHGGSIVVENRKNGDRGAAFCVTFEASMEKSEAAAIQG; translated from the coding sequence ATGCAGACACAGTTGAAACGCTTCAGTGTGTTCGGCGGCTTTCTAATTCTGCTCGCCATCCTCGTAGGGGACGCCTACGTAACCAAGCATCAGCTCGATCAGCAAATCGAAACCGGACTCTGGCTCAACCATACCCGCCAGGTCCAGCTTCAGATCGGCGAAGTCGAATCGCTCCTCAAAGACGCTGAAACCGGTCAACGCGGATTCCTCTATACCGGTAGTGAGCAATATCTTAAACCCTACAACCAGGCTGCCACCCAAGTTGATTCCGACATCAACGAACTCGCAAAGTTGACCTCTGATAACCACCGGCAGCAGGCGGCGATCGCAGATCTTCGCATTCTCGCGCGCCAAAAGCTCGACGAACTTGCCAGCACCATCGCACTCTATCGTTCCGGCAAACAGGACGAAGCACGCAAGCTGGTTCTCAGCGATGCGGGCTTGAACACAATGAACAAGATTCGTGCCGAGATCGCAGGTATGGGTGACGAAGAAGCGTCTTTAGGGGCCGTTCGCGAAGCCGCATATCGCAAGAACATCGTCTTGACCAAGACTTGCATCTACTTGACGACGACGCTTGCCGCGTTCGGGCTCATTCTCCTCGCTTATTACATCATTCGCGAGATGGAGCTTCGCGAGCAATACACTCGCGATATGCATACGCGCGAGCGCTGGTTTCGCACCACGCTCACCAGTATCGGCGATGGAGTGATTGCCACTGACCAGGACGGAAATGTCACTTTCCTCAATCCCGTCGCTGAAGAACTCACGGGCGTGACCACCGCGAGCGCCAATGGTCGAAATATCCTCGACATCTTCCCTATCTTCAACGAGACCACAATGGCGCCCGTCGATAATCCCGTAGCCAAGGTGATCGCGCAAGGCAAAGCCATGGGTTTGGCCAACCACACAGTCCTGCGCAAGCCTGATGGAACCCTTACGCCGATAGACGACAGTGCCGCACCTATTCGAGACGACGATGGCAAGCTCATCGGCGTCGTCCTCGTCTTCCGTGATATCAGCAACGACCGCAAAACAGAGCGCGTTCTCCGCAATGCAGAAAAGCTCGGAGCTGCGGCCCGCCTCTCGGCCACCGTTGCTCACGAGATCAATAATCCGCTGGAGGCAGCGGTCAATCTCGTTTACATAGCGAGGCTCGATCCAAACGCGCCGTCGGCCGTGATCAACCAGCTAACCCAGGCTGAGCAGGAACTGGAGCGCGTCGCCCACATCACTCGCCAGACACTCGGTTTTTTTCGCGACAACAATGCGCCGGGACCGATTGATCTCGAGGCGCTCATCGCTTCCGTATTCCGCCTTTACGCAAACAAATTCCTGACCAAGCGAATCACGCTTCAGCGCCACTTCGGCAAGTGCCCACCGATTCACGGAGTGCAAAACGAGATTAAGCAGGTCGTCTCCAATCTCATCTCCAATGCCGCCGACGCCGTTGCCATCGGGGGCACCATCATCGTCACGCTGCACTGCGTTGAAGAAGGCAGCCGGACTACTGTCCACTTGACCATTGAAGATGACGGGCCAGGAGTCGCAGATGAGAACAGAGAACGAATCTTTGAACCTTTCTTTACCACCAAGCAAGACGTGGGAACCGGTCTGGGACTCTGGGTATCACGCGAAATAGTCGAACGCCACGGCGGCTCCATCGTAGTGGAGAACCGAAAGAACGGCGACCGCGGTGCAGCCTTCTGCGTAACATTCGAAGCAAGTATGGAAAAGTCTGAAGCGGCGGCGATTCAAGGCTGA